From the genome of Lotus japonicus ecotype B-129 chromosome 6, LjGifu_v1.2, one region includes:
- the LOC130722259 gene encoding glycine-rich cell wall structural protein-like, with protein sequence MKPVTIFLLFTLVLLIASASVETRPDSTGASQPKKDKRNNNNQGDGSNYGGGGAGGFFGPGGGFTMPGFGSGFGNGIIGGGYGGGYGSPSGGRSKNGVVRSTVVCKDKGPCFQKKVTCPAKCFSSFSRSGKGYGGGGGGGGCTIDCKKKCIAYC encoded by the coding sequence ATGAAACCTGTAACCATCTTTCTCCTTTTCACCCTTGTACTCCTCATAGCTTCAGCCTCTGTGGAAACCCGACCTGATTCCACTGGAGCTTCTCAGCCAAAGAAGGAtaaaagaaacaacaacaaccaaggTGATGGAAGCAactatggtggtggtggagctgGTGGCTTCTTTGGTCCTGGAGGTGGGTTTACCATGCCAGGATTTGGAAGTGGATTTGGGAACGGCATCATAGGAGGCGGGTACGGAGGAGGGTATGGAAGTCCTAGTGGAGGGCGCTCTAAAAATGGTGTGGTGAGATCCACTGTTGTGTGCAAAGACAAAGGCCCCTGTTTCCAGAAAAAGGTGACTTGCCCTGCTAAGTGCTTCTCCTCTTTCAGCCGCTCCGGCAAGGGCtatggcggtggtggtggcggtggtggctgcACCATTGATTGCAAAAAGAAATGCATCGCTTATTGTTGA